In one window of Rhinoderma darwinii isolate aRhiDar2 chromosome 7, aRhiDar2.hap1, whole genome shotgun sequence DNA:
- the CIMAP2 gene encoding ciliary microtubule-associated protein 2 isoform X2 — translation MAGKKFAGAPFGCQSARFDVSAVYPELKKPGTYTQVSYCKRATSELGRRLGPGTYEAVLSHFNPSVLERNASAPGWKRAEETERLTEMPHLFYKDTWERKRLLKQSMGPGRYNAKSFVDLMEEKPSSVRGVCSTRDVRFKEDSKNSNPGPGSYGKGGNPYALIEERTSKSASSKGIMDSESSKCRTAASIGCDLGPGTYNIKCSTDETLKHVVGKRGPYDLFTRSRSEPIPYGYFATPKNNQSEPGQYKVKSFIEELESEQKMKQGTFGKISQYPGVPTERVFCSSLTHWPRPVNSPGPGSYETKPLFSSVRKSSAPFLTSAKRFDRKSCRILFGSSNPVGVGRYNIDKPARGKTATCFRTSFLSKTGRYLSNFERDKVLQERIQKSHTPSSARKLSSPYESTAPPCSA, via the exons ATTTGATGTGTCAGCGGTGTATCCTGAATTAAAGAAGCCTGGCACATATACACAAGTATCATACTGCAAGAGGGCAACTTCAGAGCTG GGAAGACGGTTGGGTCCTGGGACATATGAAGCAGTACTCAGCCATTTTAATCCATCTGTTCTTGAGAGAAATGCATCTGCACCTGGATGGAAAAGAGCGGAAGAAACAGAAAGGTTGACGGAGATGCCTCATCTTTTCTATAAAGACACCTGGGAGAGGAAGCGCTTGTTG AAACAAAGCATGGGACCAGGTCGATACAATGCAAAGTCATTTGTGGACCTGATGGAGGAGAAGCCATCGAGTGTGCGGGGAGTGTGCAGCACCAGAGATGTACGATTCAAAGAAGATTCAAAG AACAGTAACCCAGGACCTGGATCTTATGGAAAAGGAGGAAACCCTTATGCATTAATAGAAGAAAGGACTTCAAAGTCTGCAAGCTCAAAAGGCATCATGGACAGTGAGAGCAGTAAATGTCGCACAGCGGCCAGCATT GGATGTGACCTGGGTCCAGGAACCTACAATATCAAGTGCTCCACAGATGAAACCCTAAAACATGTTGTGGGTAAACGAGGACCATATGACCTATTCACTAGATCAAGATCAGAGCCCATTCCATATGGATACTTTGCTACACCT aaaaATAATCAGTCAGAGCCTGGACAATACAAAGTCAAATCATTTATTGAAGAATTGGAAAGTGAGCAGAAAATGAAACAGGGCACGTTTGGGAAAATTTCTCAGTACCCGGGAGTCCCCACAGAAAGAGTATTTTGCAGCTCACTGACCCACTGGCCACGACCCGTT AATTCTCCGGGACCTGGCTCCTATGAAACAAAACCACTGTTTTCCTCTGTACGGAAGTCATCAGCGCCCTTCCTCACATCTGCTAAGAGATTTGACAGAAAGTCATGCCGGATCCTTTTTGGAAGCtct AACCCAGTTGGCGTCGGTCGATATAATATAGACAAACCCGCACGTGGCAAAACAGCAACTTGCTTCCGAACTTCATTTCTTTCAAAAACGGGGCGCTATTTATCAAATTTTGAAAGAGACAAAGTTCTACA GGAACGCATCCAAAAGTCACACACCCCCTCGTCTGCCCGAAAATTATCATCTCCATACGAGTCTACAGCTCCACCTTGTTCAGCATGA
- the CIMAP2 gene encoding ciliary microtubule-associated protein 2 isoform X1 has protein sequence MAGKKFAGAPFGCQSARYNALPKWKTRGIFPAHYPAIAGAAEDRFDVSAVYPELKKPGTYTQVSYCKRATSELGRRLGPGTYEAVLSHFNPSVLERNASAPGWKRAEETERLTEMPHLFYKDTWERKRLLKQSMGPGRYNAKSFVDLMEEKPSSVRGVCSTRDVRFKEDSKNSNPGPGSYGKGGNPYALIEERTSKSASSKGIMDSESSKCRTAASIGCDLGPGTYNIKCSTDETLKHVVGKRGPYDLFTRSRSEPIPYGYFATPKNNQSEPGQYKVKSFIEELESEQKMKQGTFGKISQYPGVPTERVFCSSLTHWPRPVNSPGPGSYETKPLFSSVRKSSAPFLTSAKRFDRKSCRILFGSSNPVGVGRYNIDKPARGKTATCFRTSFLSKTGRYLSNFERDKVLQERIQKSHTPSSARKLSSPYESTAPPCSA, from the exons ATTTGATGTGTCAGCGGTGTATCCTGAATTAAAGAAGCCTGGCACATATACACAAGTATCATACTGCAAGAGGGCAACTTCAGAGCTG GGAAGACGGTTGGGTCCTGGGACATATGAAGCAGTACTCAGCCATTTTAATCCATCTGTTCTTGAGAGAAATGCATCTGCACCTGGATGGAAAAGAGCGGAAGAAACAGAAAGGTTGACGGAGATGCCTCATCTTTTCTATAAAGACACCTGGGAGAGGAAGCGCTTGTTG AAACAAAGCATGGGACCAGGTCGATACAATGCAAAGTCATTTGTGGACCTGATGGAGGAGAAGCCATCGAGTGTGCGGGGAGTGTGCAGCACCAGAGATGTACGATTCAAAGAAGATTCAAAG AACAGTAACCCAGGACCTGGATCTTATGGAAAAGGAGGAAACCCTTATGCATTAATAGAAGAAAGGACTTCAAAGTCTGCAAGCTCAAAAGGCATCATGGACAGTGAGAGCAGTAAATGTCGCACAGCGGCCAGCATT GGATGTGACCTGGGTCCAGGAACCTACAATATCAAGTGCTCCACAGATGAAACCCTAAAACATGTTGTGGGTAAACGAGGACCATATGACCTATTCACTAGATCAAGATCAGAGCCCATTCCATATGGATACTTTGCTACACCT aaaaATAATCAGTCAGAGCCTGGACAATACAAAGTCAAATCATTTATTGAAGAATTGGAAAGTGAGCAGAAAATGAAACAGGGCACGTTTGGGAAAATTTCTCAGTACCCGGGAGTCCCCACAGAAAGAGTATTTTGCAGCTCACTGACCCACTGGCCACGACCCGTT AATTCTCCGGGACCTGGCTCCTATGAAACAAAACCACTGTTTTCCTCTGTACGGAAGTCATCAGCGCCCTTCCTCACATCTGCTAAGAGATTTGACAGAAAGTCATGCCGGATCCTTTTTGGAAGCtct AACCCAGTTGGCGTCGGTCGATATAATATAGACAAACCCGCACGTGGCAAAACAGCAACTTGCTTCCGAACTTCATTTCTTTCAAAAACGGGGCGCTATTTATCAAATTTTGAAAGAGACAAAGTTCTACA GGAACGCATCCAAAAGTCACACACCCCCTCGTCTGCCCGAAAATTATCATCTCCATACGAGTCTACAGCTCCACCTTGTTCAGCATGA
- the DHCR24 gene encoding delta(24)-sterol reductase: protein MDVILYLAGALVLLLLWIRVKGFEYVIVHHRWVFVCLFLLPLSVVFDVYYYVRAWLVFKMCSAPKQHDRRVKEIQEQVRRWKAEGGKNFMCTGRPGWLTVSLRVGKYKSTHKNIMINLMDILEVDTKRQIVRVEPLVNMGQVTALLNSIGWTLPVLPELDDLTVGGLIMGTGIESSSHNFGLFQHICLAYELVLADGSLVRCSPTENSDLFFAVPWSCGTLGFLVAAEIKIVPAKKYVKLHYAPVRGLEKICERFSRESNKKDNYFVEGLVYSADEAVIMTGVLTDEAQPDQVNSIGNYWKPWFFRHVESYLKSNQSGTEYIPLRHYYHRHTRSIFWELQDIIPFGNHPVFRYLFGWMVPPKISLLKLTQGETIRKLYEQHHVVQDMLVPMKCLQKAINVFHKEISVYPLWLCPFLLPSHPGMIHPKGNEAELYVDIGAYGEPRTKHFDAKASMRQLENFVRDVNGFQMLYADCYMSREEFWEMFDGSLYQKLRQKLGCKNAFPEVYDKICKAARH, encoded by the exons ATGGACGTGATCTTGTACCTGGCTGGCGCACTTGTCCTTTTACTGCTGTGGATCAGGGTGAAGGGCTTTGAATACGTCATTGTGCATCATAGATGGGTGTTTGTTTGCCTCTTCTTGCTCCCTCTCTCGGTTGTTTTTGATGTATATTATTATGTCAGAGCCTGGCTGGTGTTTAAAATGTGCAGCGCTCCCAAGCAACATGACCGGCGAGTAAAAGAGATTCAGGAGCAG GTGCGTCGCTGGAAAGCTGAAGGGGGTAAAAACTTCATGTGTACTGGAAGACCAGGCTGGTTAACTGTGTCCCTGCGAGTTGGGAAGTACAAAAGCACACATAAGAATATAATGATCAACCTTATGGACATCTTAGAGGTTGACACTAAGAGACAG ATTGTACGTGTGGAACCTTTGGTGAATATGGGTCAGGTGACGGCCCTTCTTAATTCTATCGGCTGGACTCTTCCAGTACTTCCGGAGCTTGATGACCTGACAGTCG GTGGTCTGATTATGGGAACAGGAATTGAATCGTCATCCCATAACTTTGGACTCTTCCAACACATCTGCTTGGCCTATGAACTTGTCCTTGCTGATGGGAGCCTCGTGCGGTGTTCACCG acAGAAAATTCTGACCTTTTCTTTGCCGTCCCCTGGTCTTGTGGAACCCTTGGCTTCTTGGTTGCTGCAGAGATAAAGATTGTCCCAGCTAAAAAGTATGTGAAGCTGCACTATGCCCCTGTCAGAGGATTGGAGAAGATCTGCGAGAGGTTTTCAAGAGAGTCCAATAAAAAAGACAACTACTTTGTAGAAGGTTTGGTCTACTCCGCTGATGAGGCTGTAATAATGACAGGAGTCCTGACTGATGAGGCGCAGCCAGACCAA GTAAATAGCATTGGAAATTATTGGAAACCTTGGTTTTTCCGTCATGTGGAATCATATTTAAAGAGTAACCAAAGTGGAACTGAGTACATTCCCTTACGCCACTATTACCACCGACACACAAGGAGTATCTTCTGGGAGCTGCAG GACATCATTCCATTCGGCAATCATCCAGTGTTCCGTTACCTGTTTGGCTGGATGGTGCCTCCAAAAATTTCCCTATTAAAACTCACCCAAGGAGAGACTATCCGAAAGTTGTATGAGCAGCATCATGTGGTGCAGGACATGCTTGTTCCAATGAAATGTCTTCAGAAAGCAATCAATGTATTCCACAAGGAGATTAGT GTCTACCCACTTTGGCTTTGTCCTTTCCTTCTGCCAAGTCATCCTGGCATGATACATCCCAAGGGTAAtgaagcagagctctatgtagataTTGGGGCATATGGAGAACCCAGAACAAAACACTTTGATGCCAAAGCTTCTATGCGCCAGTTGGAAAACTTTGTCAGAGACGTGAATGG TTTTCAGATGCTGTATGCAGACTGTTACATGAGCCGTGAAGAGTTCTGGGAGATGTTTGATGGATCCTTGTATCAAAAGTTGCGGCAGAAGCTAGGTTGCAAGAACGCTTTTCCAGAGGTGTATGATAAAATTTGCAAAGCAGCACGTCATTGA